A section of the Bacillus sp. HSf4 genome encodes:
- a CDS encoding M42 family metallopeptidase has product MNQETKTLFQTLTELPGAPGNEHLVRAFMKKELQKYADEIIQDRLGSVFGVKNGRKGGPKIMVAGHMDEVGFMVTSITDNGMLRFQTLGGWWSQVLLAQRVEIHTENGPIPGVIASTPPHLLTDEQRKRPMDIKNMMIDIGADDREDAEKIGVRPGQQIVPICPFTPMANEKKILAKAWDNRYGCGLSIELLKELQGEELPNTLYSGATVQEEVGTRGAQTAANMIQPDLFFALDASPANDASGDKHQFGQLGKGALLRIFDRTMVTHSEMRNFVLDTAESNGIPYQYFVSPGGTDAGRVHISNEGIPSAVIGICSRYIHTSASIIHVDDYQAAKELLIKLVKVCDDSLVRSIIEND; this is encoded by the coding sequence ATGAATCAGGAAACGAAAACGCTTTTTCAGACGCTGACGGAGCTTCCGGGAGCTCCCGGAAATGAACATCTTGTCCGGGCTTTCATGAAAAAAGAGCTCCAAAAATATGCAGACGAGATCATTCAGGACAGACTCGGAAGCGTATTCGGCGTTAAAAACGGCCGGAAAGGCGGCCCGAAAATTATGGTGGCCGGTCATATGGATGAAGTGGGATTCATGGTGACATCGATTACAGACAACGGCATGCTTCGCTTCCAAACACTCGGCGGATGGTGGAGCCAGGTTCTCTTGGCGCAACGGGTCGAAATTCATACGGAAAACGGGCCGATACCAGGTGTGATCGCAAGCACGCCTCCGCACCTTTTAACAGATGAACAGCGAAAACGGCCGATGGACATTAAAAACATGATGATTGATATCGGAGCGGACGACAGGGAAGACGCCGAAAAAATCGGTGTCAGGCCGGGACAGCAAATCGTGCCGATCTGTCCGTTTACCCCGATGGCCAATGAAAAGAAAATATTGGCGAAAGCCTGGGATAATCGTTATGGCTGCGGGTTAAGCATTGAACTGCTGAAAGAGCTGCAAGGCGAAGAACTCCCGAATACGCTCTACTCCGGGGCAACCGTACAGGAAGAAGTCGGAACAAGAGGCGCCCAGACGGCGGCCAATATGATTCAGCCGGATCTGTTTTTCGCGCTGGATGCAAGCCCGGCAAATGATGCAAGCGGCGACAAACATCAATTTGGCCAGCTTGGAAAAGGAGCGTTGCTCAGGATTTTCGACCGGACGATGGTGACGCACAGCGAAATGAGGAATTTTGTCCTTGATACCGCTGAATCCAATGGCATTCCTTATCAATATTTTGTTTCCCCGGGAGGAACAGACGCCGGGCGGGTCCATATTTCAAATGAAGGCATCCCTTCAGCCGTCATCGGCATCTGTTCAAGGTACATCCACACATCAGCATCCATCATCCATGTTGATGACTATCAAGCGGCAAAAGAATTGCTCATCAAGCTGGTGAAGGTGTGCGATGATTCCCTGGTCAGGTCAATCATTGAAAACGACTAA